In a genomic window of Epinephelus fuscoguttatus linkage group LG23, E.fuscoguttatus.final_Chr_v1:
- the LOC125883797 gene encoding cytochrome b5 domain-containing protein 1: MKRQKYFTPAEVAAHNTAADLWVSFLGKVCDLTPLMEQHKGDALLLPIMERAGKDISCWFDPETKDVLKYVDPVTNCVRYYTPRGRFVHIPPAGPRSDWASDIGQPWWRDERYEVGLLSAKTRWIRVLNTLTSQEQRLQVCSEETLAEILQRYLRYNSHACSYTWKHAGASLNMSWTLSENNIPDDDLELQQLRLDRDLFTPAILLHFNDDLTEG, translated from the exons ATGAAGAGACAGAAGTACTTCACCCCCGCTGAGGTGGCTGCTCACAACACCGCCGCCGACCTGTGGGTGTCATTTCTGGGCAAAGTGTGTGACCTGACCCCGCTGATGGAGCAACACAAAG gcGACGCTCTGCTGTTACCCATCATGGAGCGTGCAGGAAAGGACATCAGCTGCTGGTTCGACCCTGAAACCAAAGAT GTGCTGAAATATGTAGACCCAGTGACTAACTGTGTGAGGTACTACACCCCCAGGGGCCGCTTTGTGCACATTCCCCCCGCCGGCCCTCGCTCCGACTGGGCCAGTGATATCGGCCAGCCCTGGTGGAGGGATGAACGCTACGAGGTGGGACTGCTGTCTGCTAAAACCAGGTGGATACGAGTCCTCAACACGCTGACATCACAGGAGCAGCGCCTGCAG GTGTGCTCAGAGGAGACTCTGGCTGAGATCCTTCAGCGTTACCTGCGCTACAACTCCCACGCCTGCAGCTACACCTGGAAACATGCTGGAGCCAGCCTGAACATGAGCTGGACGCTCAGCGAGAACAACATCCCCGACGACGATCTCGAGCTCCAACAGCTGCGACTGGACCGAGACCTCTTCACCCCCGCCATCCTCCTCCACTTTAACGATGACCTCACTGAgggctga